The genomic window GGCGCCGCCGAACATCTGGTTCAGCGAGGCGGCCAGCCGCTGGACCGGCGCCTCCAGGTACGAGATGACGTCGGTGGCCACGAACCCGATCCACGAGCAGACGATCGCCAGCGCCACGGCCGGCACGATCAGCGAGTGCCAGGGCCGCGGCCGCTCCAGCGCCAGCTCGGTCACCGCGAGCAGCAGCAGCGTCGCGACCAGGGCGAACGCCGTGACGTGGTGGCTGACCGTGGTCATCGCGATGCCGATCACGGCCAACGCCAGGAAACGCCGCCCGCCGGCCGCCCGCCACCGCCGGTGCGCCCACACGGTGAGCATGAAGAACGGCAGGGCGGCGGTCGCGTACAGGAACATCGAGTTGAAGAAGAGGTAGTGCATCGCGGTCGCGTAGGTCACGCACGCCACCCCGGCCATCGCCGGGGAGTTGCTGGCCCGCAGCACCGCCGCGAACAGCCAGCCCACGAAGATCAGGTGGGCGACACCCGCCACGATGGTGCCGGCCGCGGTCACCGGAAGACCGGTGAGCAGCGACAACCCGGCTCCCATCTCGGCCAGGCCGGGAAAGTGCACAGCCGGGGGCAGCGCGTTGTTCGGCCGGAACAGCTCACCGGACTCGGTGATCAGAGTGGTGGCCAGCCAGTGCTGCAGCTCGTCGGGGAACCGGAACTGGTCCGGGCTGTACATCCACTTCAGCATGTACTGGTTGGTGGCCAGGCCCATCACCAGCACGAACGACTCGGCGACCCCGGCGAGCCGGCTGAGCAGCCGGAACACGACGGGAGAGAAGACGATGACCTGGCCGATCCAGTAGGCGGTCATCGCCCACCCGGTCTCGTGCCGGCCACCGGCGTAGGCCAGGGCCACCAGCACCACACCGAGGCTGGAGACGGCCAGGACCCACGGCGCCCAGCCCAGGTCGGCGGCCCGGCTCGGCTCCGGTGCTGGCTCGGCCGGCAGCCGGATGATGACGGTCTCGTCGGTCTTCTTGTCGACGACCGCACGCCCGGCGGCCTGCTTCTTCGCCGGTGCCTGCGGCAACCGGATGATGACGGTGTCGTCGCCGGCCTGTTTGCGCACCGTGCTCAGGGCGCCCTTGGCACCGGCCGGTTTCGTGCTGCTCGGCAGCCGGATGATCACGGTGTCGTCGGTGCCGGACTTCTTCCGCGCGGTTCCGCCGGTCTTCGCCGGGGAACCGGGCAGCCGGATGATCACCGTGTCGTCGCCGACCGTGCGCTTCTTCTTGGCGGGCCCGGTGGCGCGGATGACCACGGTGTCGTCGCCCTTGGTGGGCGGCAGCCGGATCACCTGGGTCTCGTCGGTGTCCGGCGGCCGGGGAGGAATGACGACTGTTTCGTCAGGCAGCGGTACCGCGGGTTTCGCGTCCGCTTCCTCCGGCGTCCGTTTCCGGTCGGACGTCGGCTGGTCCCCCATGGAAAGAGCCCTCCACACACTGGTGACGATGCATCCGCCGCCCCCACCCCCGGCGTCCGGGCGTGGGGGCGGCGGATGCTACGCCGCGTTGGTCGGTTTAGCGGGTACCCCGGAGTTTCGCCCGGGCGGCGCGCCGGCCCCGGAGGTAGGCACGTGGTCCGGCCATCATCCCTCGCCGGTTGGCCGTCAGGAGCTCACGTGGGAAATCGTCCCGCAGGGTCGACACCCGCAGGCTGTCCGCGCCGGTCAGATCCCGCAGCGCGGTCGGCGCCAGCTTGATCAGGGCGAAGAGCAGACCGGGCCGGCCCAGGACCAGACCGGTGTACGCCGCGGTCAGCCCCGTCCCGTACCCCACCATCTGTTTGTGCAGCCCCGCGAAGTCCCGCCGGTGGTAGTGGTGGGTGACCGCGGTGGGCTGGTAGACGATCGTCCCGCCGGCCAGCAGCACCTTGGTGAAGGCGAGAGTGTCCTCGGAGCCCATCGCCGGGGTGCCGGCGCCGAGGGCGTTGTCCCAGCCGCCGATCCGCTCGATCACGCCGGGCCGGAAGGTCATGTTGGCACCGGTGCCGAACGGCGGCAGCGGGTAGAGCGGGCTCTGCCGCTGCGCGGTCTCCGGGCCGAACCGGTCCGGGGTGAACCCGCGGCCCTTGCTGTGCCCGCCGAACTGCTCGAACCAGATCTGCGCCCGGGTCTCCAGCTCGGCCGGGACGATCACCCCGGAGACCACGTCGGCGTGCGGGTTCTCGACCAGGGCGCGGGCCACCTCGGCCAGCCAGTACCGGTCGGCCAGCTCGTCGTCGTCGATCCACGCGACGATCTCTCCCTTGGTGGCCTTCTCCGCGGTGTTACGGGCGAAGGACAGTCCGGCCGTCGGCTCCTTGAGGTAGTCGACCTTGCCGCGGCGGGCCGCCGAGCGGGCCACCTCGGCCGTCGCGTCGGTCTCCGGCGCGTTGTCGACGACCAGGATCCGGGCCGCCGGGTAGACCTGGGCGAGCAGGCTGTCCAGGCAGCGGGCCAGCGCACCCGGCCGTTCCCGGGTGCAGACCACCACGGTGATGTCCGGTGCCGTGGCCAGTGCGGCCCGCCGGCTCGCCAGGAACGCCGGCTCGGTCGCCGGGACGAACCCGGCCGACGGCACCGGGGCACCGTCCAGCCGGGGCCGGATCACGTCGCCCAGTTCGGCGTCGATCGCCGCGGCCAGGCCGGCCGGGGTCAGACCCTGCTCCGGTACGTCCACCAGGATCGTGCCGAGCGGTTCGGTGAAGAGCCGCACCAGCGCCCACGCCTGCTGGACCCGGCGGCCGTCGGGAGCCGTCGCGCCGACCGGCGGCAGCGGCTCGGAGAGTTCCAGGTCGAGGACGACGGCGGGAAGGACGCCGCTCTCTTCGTCGAGCAGCGGGGCGGCGGGGACTACGGCGGTCACGGGGCAACCTCTACGGGGGTCTTGCGGCTGAGCCGCTTCGAGCTGACGGTCTCGACGACGCCCCCGAAACCGGCGGCGGCGACTCCGGCGACCACACCGCCGGAGCGCAGGAAGTTGTCGGAGCCCTTGCCGGTCAGGCCCGCCCCGAAGTACCGGAACATCGCCATGGGCAGGGACCGGAGGTAGTTGCGCTCGGCTCCGAGCGCGTCGTTCTCGTGCAGGCCGGCCATCTGGACCTTGCCGCGGCCCTCCGCGTAGCAGCGGCGCACGAAGAAGCGGAAACTGGCCCGTTGTCTCGGCACCTCGTGCTGGATGACGGCGCTCGGCACGTACATCCAGCGGCCACCGCCGACCTGGCTCATCCGCAGGCAGAGGTCGGTGTCCTCGGGCCGGTTGCGGGAGCCGAGCTTGCCGAAGCCGACCCGGAAACCGCCGGCGGCCTCGAACACCTCCTTGCGAACGATCATGTTGGCCGACCACACGTTGCGGATGGGCGCGGTCTCGGTGGGCATCCCGGTGTACGAGCCACCGACCGCCCACAGGAACTCGGCCGGCATCCAGCGCGGGGCCGGGCCCTCCCAGGCGGGCTGGATCGCGCCGCCGGTGCCGACCACGGTGGGTTCGGCGAACGGCTCGATCTGCCGGGCCAGCCAGTGCCGGTCGGCGATGATGTCGTCGTCCAGGAACGCGATCAGTGGCGTCCTCGCGTGGAAGGCGCCGGTGTTGCGGTTGCCGGAGACACCCTGGGCGTAGGCGTTCCGCAGCACGGTGACGCCGGGCAGCTCGCGCTGGATCCGCTCGTACATCGCCGGGTTGTGGTCGACCACGACGACGATCTCGTCGGGGGTGTGCGACTGGGCCCGCGCGGACTCCAGCGTCCGTGTCAGGTAGTCCCAGCGCACCTCGGAGTAGGTCGGGATGACGATCGTCGTCGCGAGAGGGGTGTGGTTCACGAGGGGAGTGCTCCTGTGGGCGGGAGGGGCGCTCGAAGCCGGTGGAAGACGGTTCAGTCGTCGAGCGAGGTGCGGCGCAGGGTGTTGATGTCCTGGGTCTGCCGGCTGCCGAGGTCGTCGAACGCGCGGGCCCGGGCGGACCGCAGGTCCTGGGTGGGCTGGGCCCCGAGGTCGTCGAAGGACCGGGCCCGGATCTGGTTGATGTCCTCGGAGCGCCGGGCGCCGACGGTGCGGTTGAGGTGGCCGGCGTTCTGGCGGGGGTCGGCCGCGTGGCGGGGCGCGACCGGGTTCGCCAGCGGAGGGGTGCTGACGCGCGGCGCGATCAGCTGCAGGCCCTCGACGAACGGGCGCTTGCCCGAGCTCCGGCGGCCGCGCATCCGGCCGAACTCGCTGAAGATGGTGCGGAGCACCCGGAAGCCGTCACGGAAGGTGTTGAGGTTGCTCTCGCCGTGGATGCGCTCGTGCTCGGTGCTGCCGACCTCGCCGACCTTGAGCTTCTCCGCGACCGCGCGGATGTTGATCATGGTTTCGATCTCGAAGCCGTCGCCCCAGAGCTTGCTGCCGTCGGCCGGCTGCGGCAGGTTCACGTCCGGCAGGTCCAGGGCCGGCACGACCGAGCGCCAGAAGGCGTTGTAGCCGTAGCACAGGTCGGTGAAGTGGGTCTTGAACAGCACGTTCACGACCAGGTTGAGCCCGTCGTTGCCGAGCTTGCGCAGCCGGGTGATGTCGTGACTGTGGCCGCCGTGGCTGAACCGGGAGCCCTTCACGAAGTGGTCGCCGCGGATCAGCTTGTCGACGAAGAGCGGGATCTCGCCCGGGTCGGTCGAGCCGTCGGCGTCGATCATCACGATGATGTCGCCGGTGCAGGCCCGGAAGCCGACCGCGAGGGCGTTGCCCTTGCCCTTACGGGTCTGCTGCACGATCACCGCGTCCGGGCGTAGCTGACGCGCCACCTCGACGGTCCGGTCCTTCGACCCGCCATCGACGACGATCACCTCGGTGATCATCGCCGGGAGCTTCGCGAACACGTGCGGC from Actinoplanes derwentensis includes these protein-coding regions:
- a CDS encoding glycosyltransferase → MTAVVPAAPLLDEESGVLPAVVLDLELSEPLPPVGATAPDGRRVQQAWALVRLFTEPLGTILVDVPEQGLTPAGLAAAIDAELGDVIRPRLDGAPVPSAGFVPATEPAFLASRRAALATAPDITVVVCTRERPGALARCLDSLLAQVYPAARILVVDNAPETDATAEVARSAARRGKVDYLKEPTAGLSFARNTAEKATKGEIVAWIDDDELADRYWLAEVARALVENPHADVVSGVIVPAELETRAQIWFEQFGGHSKGRGFTPDRFGPETAQRQSPLYPLPPFGTGANMTFRPGVIERIGGWDNALGAGTPAMGSEDTLAFTKVLLAGGTIVYQPTAVTHHYHRRDFAGLHKQMVGYGTGLTAAYTGLVLGRPGLLFALIKLAPTALRDLTGADSLRVSTLRDDFPRELLTANRRGMMAGPRAYLRGRRAARAKLRGTR
- a CDS encoding glycosyltransferase family 2 protein; its protein translation is MNHTPLATTIVIPTYSEVRWDYLTRTLESARAQSHTPDEIVVVVDHNPAMYERIQRELPGVTVLRNAYAQGVSGNRNTGAFHARTPLIAFLDDDIIADRHWLARQIEPFAEPTVVGTGGAIQPAWEGPAPRWMPAEFLWAVGGSYTGMPTETAPIRNVWSANMIVRKEVFEAAGGFRVGFGKLGSRNRPEDTDLCLRMSQVGGGRWMYVPSAVIQHEVPRQRASFRFFVRRCYAEGRGKVQMAGLHENDALGAERNYLRSLPMAMFRYFGAGLTGKGSDNFLRSGGVVAGVAAAGFGGVVETVSSKRLSRKTPVEVAP
- a CDS encoding glycosyltransferase family 2 protein, which produces MIPTLNEERNLPHVFAKLPAMITEVIVVDGGSKDRTVEVARQLRPDAVIVQQTRKGKGNALAVGFRACTGDIIVMIDADGSTDPGEIPLFVDKLIRGDHFVKGSRFSHGGHSHDITRLRKLGNDGLNLVVNVLFKTHFTDLCYGYNAFWRSVVPALDLPDVNLPQPADGSKLWGDGFEIETMINIRAVAEKLKVGEVGSTEHERIHGESNLNTFRDGFRVLRTIFSEFGRMRGRRSSGKRPFVEGLQLIAPRVSTPPLANPVAPRHAADPRQNAGHLNRTVGARRSEDINQIRARSFDDLGAQPTQDLRSARARAFDDLGSRQTQDINTLRRTSLDD